From Rhodovibrio salinarum DSM 9154:
TGCCAGCGCGGCACGATGTGCTCCAGGAACTGCAGGTACTCCGGCGAGTGCACGGCGGCGATCGGCCCGCGGCCGTGGTCTGCCGGGGCCATCAGTTGGTGGCCGTCGTCGCGCGCGGCCTGCGCCAGGCGTCGGGCGCGCTCCGGCACCTCCGGGCTGTCCTGGACCGCGCCGTTCACCAGGAAATGCTTGGGATGGTGGCTTGCGTGGGCGTCGGACTGCACGACCCGCATGGTCCTCGTTCCTCCTCCGTCGTGATTTCGGTCAGAAGGCGACCTGATCGACGCCCTTGAGTTGCAGCATTTCCCGCGCCTCGGTTGGCGTGGCGGGTTCGAGCGACAGCTCCTCCAGGATGCGGCGGATCTTGGCCACCTGCTGTGCGTTCGACTGCGCCATCTCGCCCTTCGCGATGAACAGGCTGTCCTCCAGCCCGACGCGTACGTGACCGCCCAGCGCCGCGCCCATGGTAACCAGCCGCAGCTGATGCCGTCCGGCCGCGAGTACGGAGAAGTGGTAGGCGTCGCCCAGGACGGCATCGGCGGTGCGCTTCATGTGCAGCAGGTTGTCCGCCGTCGGCCCGATCCCGCCCAGCACGCCCAGGACGAACTGGACGAACAGCGGTGGCTTGACCAAGCCGCGCTCCAGGAAGTGCCCCAGGGTGTGGATGTGGCCGACGTCGTAGCACTCGAACTCGAAGCGGGTGCCGTTCGCCTCGCCCAGGTCGTGCAGGATCGTCTCGATGTCGGCGAAGGTGTTCTTGAAGATGAAGTCGCGGGTATCTTCCAGGTACTTGGGTTCCCAGGCGTGCTTCCAATCCGAGAAGCGTTCCGCGGCCGGGAATAGGCCGAAGTTCATCGAGCCCATGTTGAGCGAGCACATCTCCGGCGCGAGTTGCCGTCCGGCGGCCGTGCGTTCTGCCACGCTCATGTTGTGCCCGCCGCCGGTGGTGACGTTGACCACCGCATCGGTGGCGTCCTTGATCCGGGGTAGGAACTGGCGGAACACCTCGGGCTCGGGGGTGGGGCGGCCGTCGGCGGGATCGCGCGCGTGCAGGTGCAGGATCGCCGCCCCCGCTTCCGCCGCGCCCACCGCCTGTTCGGCGATCTGCTCCGGCGTCACCGGCAGCGCCGCGCTCATGGTCGGCGTGTGGATCGACCCGGTCACCGCGCAGGTGATGATGACCTTCTCGCTTGGCACGGCGGGACCTTCTCCCCAGTCTTTTTGTTGTGTCTGGCGCTGCTGCAGCGGGTGTTTCTGTCCGGCGGACCCGCTTACCCGCCCGGCAGCCCGGCTTCGCGCGCGAAGGCGGCGAGCGCGGCGGCGAGCATGCCGACCAACTCATCGAGTTGCGCTTCGGTCACGATCATCGGTGGGCAGACCATGATGTGGTCGCCCTCCATACCGCCCCGGGTCCGTCGGGAGTAGACGATCAGCCCACGCTCGTAAGCGAGTTCCACGACGCGGGCGTGGGCGTTCAGGGACGGTGGCAGCACCGCCATCGTCTCCCGGTCCGCGACCAGCTCGATCGCGGTCAGCAGGCCCTTGCCACGGACGTCGCCGATGAAGGGAAAGCGTTCCTTCAGCTCGGCCAGGCGCTGCAGCAGGCTGGTGCCCCGGATGGCCGCATTGTCGATCAGGTGCTTGCGGTCGATCTCCTCCAGCACCGCCAGCCCGGCAGCGCAGGCAAGCGGGTTGCCGGCGTAGGTGTAGCCGTGCAGGAACCCGCCGGCGTCCAGAACCGGTTCGACCAGCCGACCGGGCGCCGCCATCGCGCCCAGCGGCGCGTAGCCGGCGGCGAAGCCCTTGGACAGCACCATGATGTCGGGCGTGATGCCCCAGTGCTCCGCGGCGACGAAGGCGCCGGTGCGTCCGGCCCCGCTCATCACCTCGTCGTAGATCAGGAGCACGCCGTAGTGCCGGCAGATCTCGGCCACTCGGGTGTAGTAGCTGTCGGGCGCGACGAGCGCCCCGGTGGAGGCCCCGCCGACCGGCTCCATGATGAACGCGAGCACGCTGTCCGGGCCTTGGCGCTCGATCTCGTCGGCCAGCAGGTCGGCGTAGCGACGGCCGCGTTCCTCCATCGACAGCGCGTCGCGGTCCAGATAGGCGGTCGGTGCGGGGATCGCCGGCATCTCCCGCATCATCGGGCGGAAGGGGGCGTTTAGCGGTTCGTAGCCGGTGATCGCGAGCGCGCCGAGGGTGGAGCCGTGGTAGGACGGCTGCCGGGTGATCACCTTCCAGCGGCTGTCCTGGTCGGTCGCCACTGCCCATTGCCGGGCCAGCTTGATCGCGGACTCCACCGCTTCCGACCCGCCGGAGACGAAGAACACCCGGTCCAGATCGCCCGGCAGGCGGTCGGCCACCCTGGCGGCCAGTTCCTCCGCCGGGGCATTTTCGAAATGCAGCCGGTAGGCGAAGGTGGCGCGCGCCATCTGCGCCTGCATCGCTTGCAGCACGTGTGGGTTGGAATGGCCGATGTTCGAGACCATCGCGCCGGACGAGCCGTCCAGGTAGCAGCGGCCGTGGACGTCCCAGATGTAGAGGCCGTCCGCCCGGTCGATCAGCGGCCGGCGCTGGCGGCCTTGATAGAACAGGTGGGACGGTGGATGGGCCTCGTGACGCGTTCTTTGCGGGGCGGCGTTCTGTGCGTTGGTCATGGCGCGACTATTCCGCGGCGGCCTTGGCCGCTGTGTTCTCGTCGGCGTCGAGCAGCACCACGTCTTGGGCGCGGATGCGCAGCTTGACCGGCTGGCCTTCATGGAAGGGATGGCGGTCGATCGGGTTGATCGCCTGCAGGCTGAGCGGTCCCGCCTGGAGGAAGTAGCGCGCGGCCTGCCCCTGGTAGTCGACGGCCGTTACCTTGCCGTCCAGCACGACCGAGTCCGGGTCGGGCTCCGGGGCGGCCTCGGACAGGAAGATCTTCTCCGCGCGCACCGCAAGGCGCACCCGTTCGCCCTGTCGTGCGGCGCGGCC
This genomic window contains:
- a CDS encoding 3-keto-5-aminohexanoate cleavage protein, whose amino-acid sequence is MSAALPVTPEQIAEQAVGAAEAGAAILHLHARDPADGRPTPEPEVFRQFLPRIKDATDAVVNVTTGGGHNMSVAERTAAGRQLAPEMCSLNMGSMNFGLFPAAERFSDWKHAWEPKYLEDTRDFIFKNTFADIETILHDLGEANGTRFEFECYDVGHIHTLGHFLERGLVKPPLFVQFVLGVLGGIGPTADNLLHMKRTADAVLGDAYHFSVLAAGRHQLRLVTMGAALGGHVRVGLEDSLFIAKGEMAQSNAQQVAKIRRILEELSLEPATPTEAREMLQLKGVDQVAF
- a CDS encoding aminotransferase family protein; this encodes MTNAQNAAPQRTRHEAHPPSHLFYQGRQRRPLIDRADGLYIWDVHGRCYLDGSSGAMVSNIGHSNPHVLQAMQAQMARATFAYRLHFENAPAEELAARVADRLPGDLDRVFFVSGGSEAVESAIKLARQWAVATDQDSRWKVITRQPSYHGSTLGALAITGYEPLNAPFRPMMREMPAIPAPTAYLDRDALSMEERGRRYADLLADEIERQGPDSVLAFIMEPVGGASTGALVAPDSYYTRVAEICRHYGVLLIYDEVMSGAGRTGAFVAAEHWGITPDIMVLSKGFAAGYAPLGAMAAPGRLVEPVLDAGGFLHGYTYAGNPLACAAGLAVLEEIDRKHLIDNAAIRGTSLLQRLAELKERFPFIGDVRGKGLLTAIELVADRETMAVLPPSLNAHARVVELAYERGLIVYSRRTRGGMEGDHIMVCPPMIVTEAQLDELVGMLAAALAAFAREAGLPGG